The Pseudomonas rhizosphaerae genomic sequence CATCGCCAGCGGCCAGGTCGACTGGTTGATCGGCCTAAGCATGGGCCTGGCAGTCATGGTCGGTGCCTTCTTCGGCGCACGCACGGCGATTGGCGGCGGCGCCAGGTTCATTCGTCCGGTGTTCATTACCATCGTCCTGGCGCTGACCGTGCGCCTAGCCTGGCAGCACTGGTTCGGGCAGGCCTGAACGGCGCGCCACGTACAGATCGATCAGGTGCCGGGCAATCGAACGCCCGGCGGGAAGGGCCGGCAGCGCGTCGATGTGGAACCACTGCGCGTCCTCGATCTCGTCCAGTTGCGGGACGATGTCGCCGGAGGCGTATTCGGCGTGGAAGCCGAGCATCATCGAGTGGGGAAACGGCCAGCACTGGCTGCCGATGTACTGGATATTGCGCACACTGACCTGCACCTCTTCCATCACTTCGCGGCGCAGGCAATCCTCGGCCGATTCGCCCGGCTCGGCAAAGCCTGCGAGGGTGCTGTAGACCCCCGGCACGAACCGCGGCGAACGCGCCAGCAGTACTTCGTCGCCACGGGTAACCAAGACGATCATGCTCGGCGAAATACGCGGATAGCTGCGCAGCTCGCAACGCGCGCAGTGCATGGCACGCTCGCCATGAACTTGCTGCATGGCACCGCCACAACTGCCGCAGAACCGATGCTCGCGCGCCCAGGTGCCGATCTGCGCCGCATAGCCGAGCATGCGATAGACCTGAAAGTCGCCTTCGAGCATGAACTGACGCAAGCCTTGCCAGCGGCAGTCATCGGGGGTGTCGGGGCTGCGCAATTCGAGCAGGTACACGGGCTGGCCATCGAAATGACCGATGCCATGTTCGGCCAGCACATCCAGGGGTTGCTGCTTGAGCCAGTCGCGCTCGAACAGCACGCCTTGCGCGTTGCAGAGAAATCCCTGGCTGCTGCGTGCAACGGCCCAGCCACCCGGTAGCGCGGTATCGAGCACCGCTGTAGTCCAGCGTTCACTCATCGAATCCAATCCTCGTTCGGCCACGGCCGCTCCATCATTCCACGCACGTGCCCGCCACGGCGGTAGCGCGGGCCTGGGCGGGGTTCTGCGCGCGGTACAGATTGAGCGCGGTGTTGATGATGCCCAATTGACTGAACGCCTGGGGAAAATTGCCCAGCATGCGCCCAGCCTGTGGGTCGTACTGCTCGGCCAATAGGCCGACGTCGTTGCACAGGCCGGCCAACCGCTCGAACAGGCGTTGAGCGTCAGCCATGCGGCCTTGTAGCACATAGACATCGGCGAGCCAGAAAGAGCACACCAGAAAAGTCCCTTCGCCAGGGTCGAGGCCATCGACGCCATGCGCCGTGTCGTAACGCAGCAGCAGACCGTCGCGCATCAAGGTGCTTTCGATACGGGCCACGGTCGCCACCACACGTGGGTCGTCGGGTGGCAGGAACCCGGTCAGGGCGATCTGCAGCAAGCTGGCGTCGGTGTGGGTCGAGCCATAGGCCTGGACGAAATGGCCGTGCTCGGTGTCGATACCCCGGCTGCAGACCTGAGCGTGAATCCTATCGGCCACGGCGCGATAGTGCTGGGCCTGCGCCCGGCCCTCTTCGGTCGGCTCGGCGAGGGTTGCCGCGCGATCGAAAGCCACCCAGGCCATAACCTTGGAGTGCGTGAAATGCTGCGGTTCGCCGCGAATTTCCCAGATGCCTTCGTCCGGCTGCTCCCAGATGCTTTCCAGGTACGGCAGGATGACCCGAAAGATCGCGGCACCGCGCGGATGACGTGGCAGGCCGGCGCGAATGGCCTGGCTCATGGCATCGGCAACTTCGCCGTAGACATCCAGCTGGCGCTGGGTTGCGGCGCCGTTGCCGATGCGCACCGGGGCCGAACCTTCATAGCCTGTCAGCCAGGGCAAGGTCTGCTCGGGCAAGCGTCGTTCGCCGGCCAGCCCGTACATGATCTGCATCTGCTCGGGATTGCCGGCCACCGAGCGCATCAGCCACTTGCGCCAGGCCGCGGCTTCCTCGTAATAGCCCAGGTTCATGAAGGCCAGCAAGGTCATGGTCGCATCGCGCAGCCAGCAGTAGCGATAATCCCAGTTGCGCTCGCCGCCCAATTGTTCGGGGAGCGAGGTGGTGACGGCGGCGACGATACCGCCGGTGGGCGCGTAGGTCATGGCCTTGAGGGTCAGCAGCGAACGCTTGACCAGCGGCGTCCAGCCCCCCACGTCCGGGCAACGCTCGGCGAAGGTGCGCCAGTAATGTTCCGTTTCGGCCAGCGATAGTTCGGCATCCACGGCAGGCTGCAACGGCAGATGGGAAGGCTGGAAGCTCAGCCGGTAGCAAAGACGCTCGCCGGCCTTCACCGTGAAGCGGCTGCCGGTGCGATGGT encodes the following:
- the nudC gene encoding NAD(+) diphosphatase, which produces MSERWTTAVLDTALPGGWAVARSSQGFLCNAQGVLFERDWLKQQPLDVLAEHGIGHFDGQPVYLLELRSPDTPDDCRWQGLRQFMLEGDFQVYRMLGYAAQIGTWAREHRFCGSCGGAMQQVHGERAMHCARCELRSYPRISPSMIVLVTRGDEVLLARSPRFVPGVYSTLAGFAEPGESAEDCLRREVMEEVQVSVRNIQYIGSQCWPFPHSMMLGFHAEYASGDIVPQLDEIEDAQWFHIDALPALPAGRSIARHLIDLYVARRSGLPEPVLPG
- a CDS encoding glycoside hydrolase family 15 protein, with the protein product MPALIEDYALLGNCRTAALVDRSGSLDWLCFPRFDSPACFSALLGSSDNGRWRICPSQPLTGTERRYRDSTMILETVFHTEQGSAMLVDWMPVGEQDCVVRTVVGLSGQVEFDMELVMRFDYGSSVPWVEQAQPRTLTAVAGPDMLVLRSATDLHAVDHRTGSRFTVKAGERLCYRLSFQPSHLPLQPAVDAELSLAETEHYWRTFAERCPDVGGWTPLVKRSLLTLKAMTYAPTGGIVAAVTTSLPEQLGGERNWDYRYCWLRDATMTLLAFMNLGYYEEAAAWRKWLMRSVAGNPEQMQIMYGLAGERRLPEQTLPWLTGYEGSAPVRIGNGAATQRQLDVYGEVADAMSQAIRAGLPRHPRGAAIFRVILPYLESIWEQPDEGIWEIRGEPQHFTHSKVMAWVAFDRAATLAEPTEEGRAQAQHYRAVADRIHAQVCSRGIDTEHGHFVQAYGSTHTDASLLQIALTGFLPPDDPRVVATVARIESTLMRDGLLLRYDTAHGVDGLDPGEGTFLVCSFWLADVYVLQGRMADAQRLFERLAGLCNDVGLLAEQYDPQAGRMLGNFPQAFSQLGIINTALNLYRAQNPAQARATAVAGTCVE